The stretch of DNA CAAGCTCAAGGGCAGCCGCGTGCTGTACGCCAGCGCCGACGGCCAGTTCGTGATGCAGGGCTACCTGTTCCAGCTCAAGGACGGCAAGCCGGTCAACCTGACCGAAAAGACCGAGCGCCTGGGCGTGGCCAAGCTGATCAACGCCATTCCGGTCGCTGAAACCGTGGTCTACCCGGCTATCGGCGAAACCAAGACCCACATCACCGTCTTCACCGACACCACCTGCCCGTACTGCCACAAGCTGCACGCCGAAGTGCCTGAGCTGAACAAGATGGGCGTGGAAGTGCGTTATGTCGCCTTCCCGCGCCAGGGCCTGGGTTCGCCGGGCGACGAGCAATTGCAGGCGGTCTGGTGCTCGGCCGACAAGAAAGCGGCCATGGACAAGATGGTCGATGGCAAGGAAATCAAGGCCGCCAAGTGCGCCAACCCGGTTTCCAAGCAATTCGCCCTGGGCCAGTCGATCGGGGTGAACGGCACGCCGGCCATCGTTTTGGCCGACGGCCAAGTGATTCCGGGCTACCAGCCTGCGCCACAAGTCGCCAAACTGGCGCTGGGCGCGAAATAATCCTGCGTCGTCGAGCCTTTGACGATCATGACGCGGCGGTTGTGGCCGACGCGTCATTAATAGAGAGCCGTGTGGTTTGCGGCTGTTTTCCACGGCCGACCTAGTGTCGGCCGTTTCATGGGGAGTTCAGAGTGAATCCGGTCAAAGTGGGCATCTGTGGGCTGGGTACCGTCGGTGGCGGTACCTTCAATGTACTTCAGCGTAACGCCGAGGAAATTGCTCGTCGTGCCGGGCGTGGAATCGAAGTGGCACAAATTGCCATGCGCACGCCAAAGCCTCAGTTCCAAACGACCGGTATTGCGATTACCAACGATGTGTTCGAAGTGGCCACGAACCCTGAGATCGACATCGT from Pseudomonas chlororaphis subsp. chlororaphis encodes:
- a CDS encoding thioredoxin fold domain-containing protein, which encodes MRVTQIIAAAAIALASTFVMADDAAEKAIRKSLQGLQLEVPVESISASPLPGVYEVKLKGSRVLYASADGQFVMQGYLFQLKDGKPVNLTEKTERLGVAKLINAIPVAETVVYPAIGETKTHITVFTDTTCPYCHKLHAEVPELNKMGVEVRYVAFPRQGLGSPGDEQLQAVWCSADKKAAMDKMVDGKEIKAAKCANPVSKQFALGQSIGVNGTPAIVLADGQVIPGYQPAPQVAKLALGAK